In Panthera leo isolate Ple1 chromosome E3, P.leo_Ple1_pat1.1, whole genome shotgun sequence, a genomic segment contains:
- the AGFG2 gene encoding arf-GAP domain and FG repeat-containing protein 2 isoform X1 → MVMAAKKGPGPGGGVSGGKAEAEAASEVWCRRVRELGGCSQAGNRHCFECAQRGVTYVDITVGSFVCTTCSGLLRGLNPPHRVKSISMTTFTEPEVVFLQSRGNEVCRKIWLGLFDARTSLIPDSRDPQKVKEFLQEKYEKKRWYVPPDQVKGPAYTKGSASTPIQGSVPEGKPLRTLLGDPVPSLSAAASTSSQSVSQSQPRTSQPRSSQPPAHSSVKKASTDLLADIGGDPFAAPQVAPAFAAFPAFGGQTPSHGGFANFDAFGSSPASSAFGSIPPAGQGPFQAQPTPTASRMLTGSYSFGSSHVTPFGASPLAPASQPNSLADMGSLLGPGVPAGGVPSSIFGVAGQVPTLQSATAGGSSGTGLAFGASTNPFTAPAAHPQLPPTNPFQPDGLAAGPSFGMSSAGPGFPQTVPPTRAFVSTFPPPLFPPQTSMTQQQNGSSFSDLGSAKLGQRQLSQPSGTSTNPFMTGSSSSPFASKPPTTNPFL, encoded by the exons ATGGTGATGGCGGCGAAGAAGGGTCCAGGCCCGGGTGGCGGGGTCAGCGGGGGAAAGGCGGAAGCGGAGGCGGCCTCGGAGGTGTGGTGTCGCCGGGTGCGGGAACTGGGCGGCTGCAGCCAGGCCGGGAACCGCCACTGCTTCGAGTGCGCCCAGCGCGGGGTCACCTACGTGGATATCACCGTGGGCAGCTTCGTCTGCACCACCTGCTCAGGCCTCCT GAGAGGCCTGAACCCCCCTCACCGAGTCAAGTCCATCTCCATGACAACTTTCACTGAGCCTGAAGTAGTATTCCTGCAATCCCGTGGAAATGAG GTATGCAGGAAGATTTGGCTGGGTCTTTTTGATGCTCGGACGTCATTAATACCAGACTCCAGGGATCCTCAGAAGGTGAAGGAGTTTCTCCAGGAAAAATATGAGAAGAAGAGATG GTATGTCCCCCCAGACCAAGTCAAGGGGCCCGCTTATACCAAAGGCAGTGCCTCCACCCCCATCCAGGGCTCCGTCCCAGAAGGGAAGCCCCTGCGGACTCTTCTAGGGGATCCCGTgccatctctctctgctgctgcctCCACCTCTAGCCAG TCTGTCAGTCAGTCTCAGCCTCGGACGTCCCAGCCCCGGAGCTCCCAGCCACCTGCCCACTCCTCAGTCAAGAAAGCCAGTACTGACCTGCTGGCTGACATAGGTGGAGACCCCTTTGCTGCTCCCCAGGTGGCAccagcttttgctgcattcccAGCCTTTGGGG GCCAGACACCTTCCCACGGAGGCTTTGCCAACTTTGATGCCTTTGGCAGTAGCCCTGCCTCTTCTGCATTTGGAAGCATTCCTCCAGCTGGCCAAGGCCCGTTCCAGGCCCAGCCAACACCCACAG CCAGTCGGATGCTAACTGGAAGTTACAGCTTTG GGAGCAGCCACGTGACTCCATTTGGTGCCTCTCCTCTGGCACCTGCCAGTCAGCCCAACAGCCTCGCAGATATGGGCAGCCTCCTGGGGCCCGGAGTGCCAGCTGGAGGTGTCCCTAGCAG CATCTTCGGGGTGGCCGGCCAGGTCCCCACGCTCCAGTCGGCCACAGCTGGTGGAAGCAGCGGCACAGGGCTTGCCTTTGGAG CCTCCACCAACCCTTTCACAGCGCCTGCTGCTCACCCCCAGCTGCCTCCCACCAACCCGTTCCAGCCCGATGGCCTGGCCGCAG GGCCCAGCTTTGGGATGAGCAGTGCTGGGCCTGGCTTCCCCCAGACAGTGCCACCCACCAGGGCCTTTGTCAGCACCTTCCCACCACCGCTGTTCCCCCCACAGACCTCGATGACTCAGCAACAGAATG GCTCTTCCTTCAGTGACTTAGGATCAGCCAAACTGGGGCAGAGGCAACTCAGCCAGCCATCTGGGACATCCACCAACCCCTTCATG ACTGGATCCTCATCAAGCCCGTTTGCCTCCAAACCTCCAACCACCAACCCATTTTTGTAG
- the AGFG2 gene encoding arf-GAP domain and FG repeat-containing protein 2 isoform X2, which translates to MVMAAKKGPGPGGGVSGGKAEAEAASEVWCRRVRELGGCSQAGNRHCFECAQRGVTYVDITVGSFVCTTCSGLLRGLNPPHRVKSISMTTFTEPEVVFLQSRGNEVCRKIWLGLFDARTSLIPDSRDPQKVKEFLQEKYEKKRWYVPPDQVKGPAYTKGSASTPIQGSVPEGKPLRTLLGDPVPSLSAAASTSSQSVSQSQPRTSQPRSSQPPAHSSVKKASTDLLADIGGDPFAAPQVAPAFAAFPAFGGQTPSHGGFANFDAFGSSPASSAFGSIPPAGQGPFQAQPTPTGSSHVTPFGASPLAPASQPNSLADMGSLLGPGVPAGGVPSSIFGVAGQVPTLQSATAGGSSGTGLAFGASTNPFTAPAAHPQLPPTNPFQPDGLAAGPSFGMSSAGPGFPQTVPPTRAFVSTFPPPLFPPQTSMTQQQNGSSFSDLGSAKLGQRQLSQPSGTSTNPFMTGSSSSPFASKPPTTNPFL; encoded by the exons ATGGTGATGGCGGCGAAGAAGGGTCCAGGCCCGGGTGGCGGGGTCAGCGGGGGAAAGGCGGAAGCGGAGGCGGCCTCGGAGGTGTGGTGTCGCCGGGTGCGGGAACTGGGCGGCTGCAGCCAGGCCGGGAACCGCCACTGCTTCGAGTGCGCCCAGCGCGGGGTCACCTACGTGGATATCACCGTGGGCAGCTTCGTCTGCACCACCTGCTCAGGCCTCCT GAGAGGCCTGAACCCCCCTCACCGAGTCAAGTCCATCTCCATGACAACTTTCACTGAGCCTGAAGTAGTATTCCTGCAATCCCGTGGAAATGAG GTATGCAGGAAGATTTGGCTGGGTCTTTTTGATGCTCGGACGTCATTAATACCAGACTCCAGGGATCCTCAGAAGGTGAAGGAGTTTCTCCAGGAAAAATATGAGAAGAAGAGATG GTATGTCCCCCCAGACCAAGTCAAGGGGCCCGCTTATACCAAAGGCAGTGCCTCCACCCCCATCCAGGGCTCCGTCCCAGAAGGGAAGCCCCTGCGGACTCTTCTAGGGGATCCCGTgccatctctctctgctgctgcctCCACCTCTAGCCAG TCTGTCAGTCAGTCTCAGCCTCGGACGTCCCAGCCCCGGAGCTCCCAGCCACCTGCCCACTCCTCAGTCAAGAAAGCCAGTACTGACCTGCTGGCTGACATAGGTGGAGACCCCTTTGCTGCTCCCCAGGTGGCAccagcttttgctgcattcccAGCCTTTGGGG GCCAGACACCTTCCCACGGAGGCTTTGCCAACTTTGATGCCTTTGGCAGTAGCCCTGCCTCTTCTGCATTTGGAAGCATTCCTCCAGCTGGCCAAGGCCCGTTCCAGGCCCAGCCAACACCCACAG GGAGCAGCCACGTGACTCCATTTGGTGCCTCTCCTCTGGCACCTGCCAGTCAGCCCAACAGCCTCGCAGATATGGGCAGCCTCCTGGGGCCCGGAGTGCCAGCTGGAGGTGTCCCTAGCAG CATCTTCGGGGTGGCCGGCCAGGTCCCCACGCTCCAGTCGGCCACAGCTGGTGGAAGCAGCGGCACAGGGCTTGCCTTTGGAG CCTCCACCAACCCTTTCACAGCGCCTGCTGCTCACCCCCAGCTGCCTCCCACCAACCCGTTCCAGCCCGATGGCCTGGCCGCAG GGCCCAGCTTTGGGATGAGCAGTGCTGGGCCTGGCTTCCCCCAGACAGTGCCACCCACCAGGGCCTTTGTCAGCACCTTCCCACCACCGCTGTTCCCCCCACAGACCTCGATGACTCAGCAACAGAATG GCTCTTCCTTCAGTGACTTAGGATCAGCCAAACTGGGGCAGAGGCAACTCAGCCAGCCATCTGGGACATCCACCAACCCCTTCATG ACTGGATCCTCATCAAGCCCGTTTGCCTCCAAACCTCCAACCACCAACCCATTTTTGTAG